CATGCTGGTCACGGTAAGAGTATTTCTCAATAACCTCTTGAAGTTCTGGGCTATGTCTTTGAAAGTCGATGTCTGAAATGGAAATCTCCAGAGAATCTTTAACATAGGTAATAGTACCTTTTGGTATAAATCTGGTGGCAAAAACACCGTATCCCATCTGTTCATTTAGGAACACTAATTTTGTATGAGGATGAATCATTTTAACCTGTATTTTTTAATCAATATTTTGATACAATTTTACAGATAAAATCAAATGAAAAGCTAAATATTTCCTTAAATATTTATTGATATAAACTACTGGTTTTTAGTTAAATAGTTCCTTATTCTTTCGTTGTGGAAGCCTTATTCAAGAAGATTCAGAATATCATCCTGACTGAGTGATTTCATGAAAGTTTCTTCTGTAGTTATGAGTTCGTCAAATAACCTCTTTTTCTTGTTCTGAAGAGCCAAAATCTTTTCTTCAATGGTATTACGGCTAATAAACTTATAGGTAAATACAGTGTTCTTTTGACCAATCCTGTGGGCTCTATCTACAGCCTGAGCCTCTATGGCTGGGTTCCACCATGGGTCTAGCAGGAACACGTATTCTGCAGCAGTCAGGTTAAGACCTACGCCACCAGCTTTAAGTGAGATTAGGAAGACCTTGATGCTATCGTCATTTTGGAAATTATCAACTTCCTTTTCTCTGTTTTTAGTACTTCCGTCTAGGTAAGAGTGGCTAATTTTATTATCTATTAGATACTTCCTGATTATAGTTAGGTGTTTAACAAATTGACTAAATATTAAAACTTTAGAACCACTTTCAATTATACTTTTTAGCTTATGAATAACGTCGGAATCTTTACCTGACTCTCCCTCATAGTCAGGGTCTATCATCAACGGATTATTCGCCATTTGACGAAGTTTTGATAAGCCCTGAAGCACCACCAGTTGAGATTTATTTACACCTTTCTCCTGAATATGATCAATAATCATATTACGGTAATAGGCTTTAGTTTCTTCATAAACCTTTTCCTGCTCTTCAGACATGTCGCAGTATTGCACACTTTCTATTTTCTCGGGAAGCTCGGTGGCAACCTGAGACTTGTGCCTACGAAGCATGAAAGGCTTTATCTTGCTATAAAGTCTTTTAGAGGCTGCTTCGTCACGCTTTTTTTCTATAGGTAATTGGTACTTGTCTTTAAAATAAGCTTGCGAACCAAGTAGTCCTGGATTAATAAAAGTCATTTGACTCCATAAATCCATGGTGCTGTTTTCTAAAGGAGTACCTGTAAGAATAAGTCTGTTTCTGCAGTTTAAAAGCCTAACAGACTTAGAAATATTAGAAGAAGGGTTTTTAATAGCCTGCGACTCATCTAAGATGACATATTCAAAGCGGAATTTTTCTATAAACTTTACGTCTAATCGGAGTACTCCATATGAAGTCAATATAAGGTCGTAATCTTTAAAATGATCGGTCTTCTTTATTCTTTGCCCACCCGTATGTTTGAGTATTTTAAGTTCTGGAGTAAAACGTTCGGCTTCTTTCTCCCAGTTGTAAATTAAGGAGGTAGGCATGATTAAAAGTGTAGGATTTTTGACTCCATCATTTTTTAAGGTTTGCAAAAACGCCAAAGTCATGACTGTTTTCCCAAGACCCATATCATCTGCTAAACAACCACCCAGATTAAAGTCTCGCAAGAAGTTAATCCAGTCGTAGCCAGCTTTTTGATAAGGCCTAAGTTCACCTTGGAAATTAGAAGGAACCTCATAAGATTTAATCTCCTCAAAATTATTCAGTCCTTGAAGTTTTCTGCCAATGACCGTAGTCGCCAAGCCATTTTCTTCTAAGTTTTGAACCAAATTGAGATGGTGCTTTTTGAGAATAAGTTCGTCGTCTTCGCCAATGTCTGTTAGGGTAAATAGCTCGTGGTATCTAATAAACCACTCTTCTGGAATAACCGCAATATGCCCATTAGGGAGTTTAAATTCACGAATATTAGCCAAAACTAACTCACGAAGTTTTAAGAATGGTACTTCAAAAGAACCAAACTGAACTTTAGTTTTTATGTCAAACCAGTCGGAGTTTTCTTCTATGCTAACTTCTATAGAAGATGTGCCGAGGTGATATCTTTTTTCTGAGTCTGCAGATTGTTTGACAGCAATTCCCGCTTCTTCTAAAGCTTTGGCGTTAAGCTGTAACCAGCTAAAACCTTCATTTTTGTTTAGAGCTTTCCTGCCGTGAATTAGGTCTTGTCCTAGGGCCTTGATTTTAGTGATAATTTCCTTCTCAAAATCTAAGTCTCTCTTAATCTTATGGAAAACCCAACCATCTCCTTTTTCTTCCACTTTTACATTGGCATTTGCCGCTAGGCTGTCAAATCTAAAAGTAGAGTTTCCGTAAACAAAGCTCAGGTCAAAATTGATTTTATCGGGACTGTCTGCTGCCTTTGCTGGCGTGTCAAAAAGGGTAGGAGACTGTTTTTTTGTGCTTAAGTCTGTAATAAGTAATTCTGGGGAAGCGGTAGCTCTTTCTTCTGTAATTTCAAAACCCTCTCCATGGCCAAAGACATTAAACTGAGCTATTAATGGCCCAACGAATTTCCTGAAATAAGTTTTTTCTATTCTTCGCTCTATGCGAATGTTGTTTTTATCAAAGAAGGGACGAAGTTTTTTCCCATCTATGTGCTTATCGAAATAGTGAAGTCTATTTTCACTTAAAAGAAAGGCAGGGGAGTCGCTCAGCATTTGAGCTCCTACGTGCTGTAACCTAACTTTTTCACCAAGGCATTTTAATACAGGGAAGTAAATAGTATGGTCTTCTTTACGTTGGAAATTCATGAAAACCTTAGTTTTCTCTCCCATTACTTTTACCTCTTGTCTAGTGGGGTCACCATCTTCACCCATTATGAAAAACCTTTTGCCAACTAGTTTGGGTAAAATCGCCGCTCTATAATTGTTTAAATATTCTTCTATGGCCGCTTGCATGCCCAGGTCGGGTCTTTCACCAGCATATACTTTAGTGAAATAGTCAAATGGCTTTAACTTTTTTGGGTTAAATTTTTGAAGGATGGTGTCTTGATGAATGGCGTCCATAAGGTTTACCAATTCAATATCTACATCATCTATGCCTTTAGAAAATTCTTCAATGTTTTTTGAAGATACATTTTGATGAGCAAAGGTGAGTTCACCACGGTGGTTTAGCTGCACCATAAACGACTCAAACAGATAGCCTAAATACTGATGCTGATAGAGTGAATAGATAATGTTAAACGGTTCCGAAGTAGATACCTTCATGTCTGCAAAAAAAGATAGGCTAAATGATATTTAAACCCTCCTTTAAGGGTTAGTAAACTCCGAAATTAATCAGCAAGACTTGGGTGGGCAAATAAACTTATCAACAGCTGAAGTTTGACACAAGATGTGAAAGCTTTTATATCAACTGATATTGGACTCTAGGAAGAAATTAGACGAGTCTATTAATAGGATATGTTGTTGGAGAGAGGCTTATAATCTTCCCGTGAAGGACCTAACATAGGTAGCCGAAAGGCGGTGGTAAACCCATTATTGTCAATCCCTTAGGGACGATATGTAGGTTTGGCTCTTGTTGTTTTTTTTGTCTTATTTTTGATATAACTATCTGTATGATAGTGTATTGATGAAAGTAAACTTAATTACCTAGGAACAACGGTAGAATGCAATAATTCCAATTTCCAGCCTTCTTTGGTTTTGATGGCGGAGCCACTTTCTAACCAATGAAGTTTCACTACAGATTTACCGTCAATTCGTATGTCGGCATAGTTTTGATAGGCTACCCAGGCGGTTTTACCTTTTACTTTGATTTCTAAAAAGTCAAAGGTGTTGATTCTCTCGGGCTTTATTTTTCGGGCATTAGCCCTTTCAATATAGGAGTAAACGGAGTCCATATTCCATACCACGCCAGCCTCTAAAAGGAGAAAGTCATCAGTATAATACTGCGTAACTTTCTCCTTTTTTTGTTCGCTAAAAATATCGTCAAAGGAATTTTGAATCAGACTTTTTAACTGTTCTTGATTGCTTTTCTTTTGAGCCTTTAACGTTAATGGAGCAATGAAAATTAAAAGAAGAAAAGCTATTTTATTTGCAGCCATAACATTCTAAACTGTTTAATTCTGGGCTTCCGCCGCTATTACCTACACCAGAAGATATATAAATTTTCTTACCCACTTTGGCAGCTCCTATGGCGTGCCTTCCTCTAATCATGTGAGGAAGTGTAGTCCATTTCATAGTTTTTAGGTCAAAGGCTTCTACTTCGTTGTGAGCAAGTTTTTGGTCTGCGGCTTCTCCGCCCATAAAAAGGACTTTTGAACCCAAAGTTGCCACGCCCGGCCCTGCTCTTAATGTTGGGATGTTAGAACCCTCTACCGTAGTCCAAGTATTGGTTTTGAAATCATAAATATCTGTAAATGGCACTGTGAGTGTCATTACTTCACCTGTTCTATGTCTAGATTTTCTACCTGCGGCTATCACTACTTTGTTTTTGACTACACCTGCCGCTACATGGTCTCTTGCATTTGGCGAGTCAGGTAATTCTCTCCAAGCACCTGTTTTTGGGTCATACTCGTCAAACCAAGCTACATGGCCATCCCAGTGTCCGTCTATAATTCCATTAACCACATAGATTTTGTCATTATACACAAAACAAGCGGCAGAACCTCTTTTTCTTGGTATCTCATCACCCTTTCTCCATTCATCTTTTTCAGGATTATAGATGTAAATATTCGGGATTGGAGTTTCATGTGGGAAAGGACCTGTCAGTGCACCTAAAACATATATTTCACCATCATAAGCTACGGCCTGAAAGTGATGTATCTCTAAAGGTATTTCTCCTTTTTTCTCCCAAGTGTTGGTTCTGGTATCGTAAACCTCCATCGGTTTCATTCCTCTACCACCAAATAGGTATAGTTTCTTACCAATAGCCACCATGGAGTTTTCGCCACGCGGGGTACTTTCACCTATAGTTTCTAGCGTGGCCCATTCCTGCGAAAACCCGCTTAACGAAACACTAAGGGCTAGTAATATTAATATTTTTTTCATTTCAATAGGGTTGAATATATAAGGTTTATTGAGGCATCAATTTGTATACCACGCCTGGGTTTTCTACCCCAACGTAAATGAAACCATCAGCCCCCTGAGTAACACTTCTAAGTCTACCGATATTAGGAAGGAGTTTTTCTTCATTACCAACTACTCCATCTTTAAGAGCTACTTTGTTTAAGTATTTGAAACGAAGTGAACCCGCTAATATATCTCCTTGCCAAGCTCCATACTTGTCGGATGTGACATATGTCATTCCACATGGGGCAATAGAAGGAATCCAGTATAATTCTGGCTGTAACATATCTTCTTTTTCGGTAATATCAGTAAAAGTGGTTGCATCATAATTGATACCATAAGATATCACTGGCCAGCCGTAGTTTTTACCTTTCTGAATAATGTTTAGTTCATCTCCACCTCTTGGGCCATGCTCATGCTCCCAAATAGTGTTAGTGGCTCTGTCAATATCAAGTCCCTGTGGGTTTCTGTGACCATAACTCCAAATAGATTTTATGGCGTCTGGAGTGTTATAAAAAGGATTGTCTTCCGGGATGCTTCCGTCGTCTTTAATTCTGTGAATTTTACCACAAGAGTTATCCAAAGATTGCGGGTTTTTATCTCTATTTCCTCTGTCTCCAACGGATACAAAGAGATAGCCGTCATTATCAAAAATCATTCTGGCACCATAGTGATGACGTGTTGATGAGTAAGGCACAGCCTCAAAAATATCTTCTTTGCTTACCAGCGTATTTCCTTGCAGTTTTCCACGAGTCATGGCTGTAGTAGATACTACTCTTCCATTTTCGTTTTTATGTTTGGCATAGGTAAGGTAAATCCAACCATTCTCTTCATAATTGGGGTGAAGTTTAATGTCAAAAAGACCTCCTTGACCTGTAGCCAAAACTTCAGGAACTCCAGTAATCTTAGATTTGCTTTTGTCTGGAGCTATTTTCCAAAGGTCGCCAGCTCTATCGGTAACCAATAAGCTGCCATCAGGTAATGTTGTGATTCCCCACGGGCTGTCTAATCCATCAATAACTGTTTCTAGTTTGACAGTAATTCCTTTCGATTTGTAGGTGTCAGTTTTCTCTACGTCCTCAAAGTTATATTGGTCTACCGTACTAAGGCTAGTAACTATTAAGTCCGCTAATTTTGAAATATCTTCTGGTTGAATCGTGTTTTTCCATATTGGCATTCCTGCGTCAATGTAACCATTGCTGATACTGGCTATGATGGCATCTTTGGTTTTACCATGTTGCCATTTTCTGTCTACAAAAGCTTCTACTTTTTCACCGTGACATGAAGAACAATATCTGTCATAGATGGCTCTAGTGTCGGTATATTGTTTTATGTTTTCTGAACCGGTTTTTAAGCCAGATTTTTTTGAGCAACTAGCTAAGGCAGCTAGGCATAAAAGGAAAGAACAAATTCTTAACATTAATAATAAGTTTTAATTTCGTGTGAATTTAGGTATTTGAACGGTAATGAGAAAATTTGTGTCCATTGCAAATAGATATATTCTAATTGAAGAGCGATCTTTGTTGGAAATTTAATCAAAGGGTTAAAGCCATATACTAGGGCTAACATCTTTAGCAAAAAAAATCTAAGAATATCAGAGTTGGTATTTTTGTTTAGAGCTAATAAATTTAAATGGGTAAAAATAAATTAATAGGGCCGTTTTTGAAGTGGGTAGGTGGTAAAAGACAACTGATGCCAGCAATTACCAAATTGATGCCAACTGAGTATTCGACTTATTATGAACCCTTTATTGGAGGAGGAGCAGTCTTATTTCATCATCAACCTAGTTTGGCCGTAATTAATGATTTTAATAAAGAATTGATTAATGTTTATGAAGTTATAAAAAATAGGCCAGAAGAGTTAATTCAGGATCTTAAAACACATAAAAATGAATCAGCATATTTTTATCAGTTAAGGTTACTCGACAGACAGGAAGGTTTCGAAAAAATGTCTGAAATTAAAAAGGCTTCCAGAGTTATCTATCTTAATAAAACATGTTTTAATGGACTTTACAGAGTAAACAGTGCTGGCGAGTTTAACTCTCCTTTTGGACGATATAAAAACCCTAATATTGTTAATGAAATAACAATTAGAGCAGTCAGCAAGTATCTGAATGATAATAAGATTTCAATACTGAATAAAGATTTTGAAGAGGCTGTTAAGGGTGCTAAAAAAGGAGACTTTGTATACTTTGATCCTCCTTATGACCCCGTTTCTAAAAGTTCTAGCTTTACTGGTTATGTACAAGGAGGTTTTGGTGATGAAGAGCAAATACGGCTAAGAGATTTATGTGTTTCATTGGATAATAAAGGCGTTGATTTTCTGCTCTCAAATTCTGCAACTCCTTTTATTAAAGACCTTTATAAAGATTTTAACGTTAAGATTGTTAAGGCTACGCGTCAAATAAACTCAAATGCATCAAAAAGAGGGGAGGTGAACGAAGTCTTAATTCGAAATTATGGGTCAAACCAAAAATGATTTAGCTTGGGAGAAACTATTTGAGAAGTATCAAATAGTTGAGACAATCAAAAGTGATGGAATATTTGAAATTTCTTCAAAACAAATAAATCAGTTTCGGGAAGCTCGTTTGATGACAAAGTTTGACCATAGGTCTCAATTACCTGAAATATTTTCCAATAATAACTTATCAATACTACCAATTTCAAGGGGCAGTTACCTGATATCTGATTTTGAGATTTTCAATGACTTTAAAGAGCTTGAATCTCTCCCTACAATTACGTTTAATGTTGTTAACAATTTAGAAAGTGTCAATTTTAACAACGTCACCAGCGAATCTTCTGCCATAAATTGTGCCTTTATCTCAGGTATTTTAGAAGATTTTATTGACGACGGTAGACTGACGTCTACGGTTAATGGGCGTATGAGTTCAGACTCTTTCAGCTTTAAAATTAAGCAAGGAGATAACTTGAGAACGATTGACGTTGTGAATTCACAAATAGAAATTGACGCGGGTTATGAAGGTTTGACCAGCTTTTGTGTCATAGAAGCTAAAAATTCACTTTCAAAAGATTTTTTAGTTAGACAATTATATTATCCCTTTAGGCTTTGGTTAGGGAAGGTCTCAAAAAAGGTGCGTCCCATTTTTATGACTTATACTAATGGTGTGTATCACTTTAGAGAATATGCATTTGAATCGTTTGATTTATATAACTCACTTACTTTAGTAAAAGAAAAAAGGTACGTCTTAAATGATGATTCTTTAAGTGAGGAAGTTATTGACCTTGTGTTTATTAAATCAATAATAGACAATCAAATAGTAGTTGGCGAGCCTGAAGTGCCTTTCCCGCAGGCAGACTCGTTTGAAAGGGTAATTAACTTGTGCGAATTACTTTATGAAAATGAGATTCTTAGTCAGACTTTCATTACAAGCAATTATGACTTTGATTCAAGGCAAACTAAATATTATGCCAGTGCGGCAATTTATTTGGGATTAATAAATCGAGTAATTGACGAGGGGCAAGTTGGTTATGCTTTGAGCCATATTGGTTTAGAGCTTTTTGAATTATCAATATCACAAAGGCAGAAACAATTTATAAGCTTAATTCTATCGCATTCAGTTTTTAAAAAGGTGCTTATGAATTATCTTGAAAGTGGTGTGCCACCCGGTAAAGAGAAAATAGTGGAACTTATGAAAAGTTCAAACCTGTACCATATCAATTCTGAAAGTACGTTCAAAAGACGTGCTTCCACAGTTTCTAGTTGGGTGAATTGGATTTTAGAACAAATAGAAGAATAAATGCAGACCCTATCAAAATTTGACAGAGCTGCTTATCTTCAATTTTTAGTACTAGGTTTCAAAACGCATGTGCTTTACAGACTTACCTGATTCGGCTAGTTCGTTAAGAGCATCAACACCAATTCGAATGTGTTTTTCTACATAATTAGTGGTAACCTTTTTATCACTAGCTTCGGTTTTTACGCCGTCAGGAGTCATTGGGTTATCAGATACTAAAAGTAATGCACCATGTGGAATGGAGTTAACAAAACCAACAATGAATATAGTGGCCGTTTCCATGTCAATACCTAAAGCTCTAATGTCTCTAAGGTAATCTTTGAATTTTTCGTCATGCTCCCACACACGTCTATTTGTGGTATAAATAGTGCCTGTCCAGTAGTCCATATTATGCTTAATGATGGCTTCAGAAACAGAACGCTGTAACCTAAATGAAGGTAGAGCAGGGATTTCAGGAAGGGCATAGTCATTACTAGTTCCTTCACCACGGATGGCTGCTATTGGTAATATGAAGTCACCTAAGTTTGTGATTTCTTTTAAGCCTCCGCATTTACCTAAAAATAATACTGCTTTAGGCATCACTGCAGAAAGTAAATCCATTACGGTAGCGGCCATGGCACTTCCCATACCAAAATTAATGATGGTAATGTTACCATAAGAGGCCGTTTGCATGGCTCTGTCTTTCCCTTTTACTTCTACGCCAAATTGCTCTGCAAAAAGCTCCACGTAATTACCAAAATTGGTTAATAATACGTAAGGTTTGAATTCGCTTAGCTCTGTACCAGTATATCTTGGGAGCCAGTTTTTAACTATGTCTTCTTTGTTTTTCAATAAATATATTATGTTTGATGAAATGAATATGACAAACCTTAATCTGCCACCTATCAACTGTAAAATTACTGAAATTGAAGGTAAAAATCAGATTTTTGATATTATCAGAAAGAAAAACATAGTACTTACTCCTGAGGAATGGGTAAGGCAGCATGTTGTTCACTTACTGATACATCAGTTGGGCTTTTCTAAAAGCTTAATAAAAGTAGAAGGTGGATTGTCATATCATGGCATGGCAAAAAGGAGTGATATTGTGGTTTTTGACCAACAGGCCAAGCCTTATTTATTGATAGAGTGTAAAGCTCCAGAAGTGAAACTAGATAGAAAAACGATTAGCCAGGCTTCTATCTATAATAAAACACTTGACGCACCTTTTGTCGCTATTTCTAATGGTCTTAAAACTTACTGTTTTGAAATGGGCGTAAATGGGGCGTCTTCAGTTCAAATGAAGGGGTTTCCTGAACCTCCTACGGCAGTCAAGCAATAAATATATTTTCTTTAAAATCAATGTTTACCCCGCTTTGGTATAGACATTCGTGGAGTTTAAAATTAGAATGATGCTTTTTGCTATTAATAACTACTGTAATGCATAAATGGGTTAAGCTAATAGTTATATTTAGTTTTTAAAGTAGACCCTATTTAAATTTTTGAATAAAATGCTTGAGAGAATTAGTTCAAGTTCATTTATCATCGTTAGAGCTATTGCTTTTTTGGTAATTGCTATAAGTGGCATTGCTATTTATGGCTGGGTAGTGGATTCTTTTGACCTAATTACACTGTTTTCAGATTCGGCCACTATGAAGTTCAATACTGCATTGTGTTTCTGTTTGACTGGGTTTAGCGTATTAGTTTTTTCAAGGAAAAGGCATGTTTTTCATAAAATCGCAATTTTTCTAACTTTTGCCATTGGTGTATATACGGTATTGGAGTATGCTTTTGCTTTTTCATTTAGTTTAGACAATCTATTTGTGAAAGATAATCTTTCTTCCAAATATCCGGGGAGAATGTCGCTAGGTACTGCCATTTGCTTCATATTGATGGCTACAGCTAAATCATTTTCACGTTATAGGGCAGTTAAATTTAAAAGAAAGGCAATATACTTTTTAGGTGTTATCCTTTTGATTTGTATTCTATCCATTATCACTTTTGTACTTCAGATACCTATAGCGGGAAGTGTTTTTTTGATAGACACCATGTCCTTTAGTACGTCTGTCTTGTTTATCCTATTATGCTTTGCTATTTTCAAAAAGAACAACTCTTATGGATTAGCAAGAAGTTATCTAAAAGGCTTAGCAGGTAACAGGTTAATGAAGTTTCTGTTTCCTTTTGTATTAATACTACCCATTACGCTAAGTTATGTTTTGCTTCAGCTAATTAGTAATGGCAAAATAGACATAGAGTCTGGTATTGTTCTTTATACGCTTGTTTTTACATTAGGGGGCGTCTTGTACGTATCTTTTTTAGGTATTAAGCTGAATAAACTAGATTTCAAAAGGAAGAAATTGCAAGAGTTTTTTAGAACGTCTAATGAAGAGCTTAATCAGTTTAAGTATGCACTAGATCAGAGCTGCTTAACCACCATCACAAATGCGGAAGGTGTAATAACTTATGCGAATGATAGGTTCTGTGAAATTTCGAAATACTCTAGGGATGAAATCTTGGGTCAAACAAACGAAATTCTTACTTCTAATTTTCATTCAAAGAGCTTTTTTGACAACATGTGGACTACTATTAAGTCTGGTGAAGTTTGGACAGGAGGAATAAAAACTAAGGCAAAGGATGGTACTTTCTTTTGGGTTCATACGGCTATTGTACCCTTTAAGGATAAAGATGGGGAAGTTTATCAATACCTAGATATTCGTCAGGATATCACGAAGGAAAAAACACTTTCAGAGCAATATGAAAACTTGAAACTTAGAAATCAGGAAATTGAGCAGTTTACTTTTATAGCGTCTCATGATTTACAAGAGCCGCTTAATACACTGAAGTCTATTGTTAATTTACTGGTAGAAGAATATGGCCCAAAGTTAGACGACGAGGCTAAAAAATATATGGGTTTCATGATGGAAACCACTTCTAGAATGGAACTGCTCATTAAGGGTTTGTTAGATTATTCTAGACTGGGGAGAGACAACAGCCTTGAGAGTATTAGTGCAGGAGAAGAAGTAAATAGAGTTTTGGATGATTTGTCATTTATTATTAAGGAGTCTGATGCTAAGATTTATGTAGAAAAACTTCCTAGCTTGAAAGTGTACCCAATTGAGTTTAGGCTTTTAATTCAAAACCTCCTTGTCAATTCAGTAAAATTTAGTCGTAAAGGTGTGGTGCCAGAAATTAAAATATCAGCTTTAGATAAAGGAGATTTCTGGGAATTCACGTTGGCTGATAATGGAATAGGCATTGAAAAAGAATATAGTCAAAAAGTTTTTGCGATATTTACTCGACTTAACCATCGTGACGATTTCGAAGGAACAGGGATAGGCCTCGCTCATTGTGAGAAAATTGTAAGGCTTCACGGTGGAACCATTTGGTTTGAGTCTAAAGTTGGCGTAGGTACTACTTTCCACTTTACTATTAGTAAAAATCTAACTTAGGTCGAAATGGATGTTATGCTTGAGAGTATTTTGTTGGTAGACGATGACCATATTACTAATTTTATTCACCAAAAAATTATTGACAATTTAAAGTGTGCTAAGCACGTGAAAGTTGCTAAAAATGGTTTGGAGGCGATTGATTACCTTAAGCAAGATTCTACAGTTCTTCCAGATTTGATATTTTTAGATATTAATATGCCCAAAATGAATGGGTGGGAGTTTTTAGAAGCGTATGGAAACCTGGATAATGAGGGGAAAGAGAATACCGTTATTATAATATTAACGACTTCTCAAAATCCTGATGATTTTGAAAAGGCTAAAGCAAGTCCTTACGTGAAAGTTATTGAGAACAAGCCACTTACGAAAGATATGATAAGCAATATTGTGACTTATTATTTTCCCGATTGAAACATTGGGTTTGACTTCTGCCTTTTAAAGCTTAAATTCATTCATCAATAGCTTATGAATGAGGAGTATAATTTTAATCTATTTCGTTTTTGTTTCAGGAAGCTCCATAGCACAGGAGCCTAAAGAGATACTGCGAAGTATTTACTTTGGAGGTGGCAGCTATAGTATAGACAGCGACCAAAAGGAAAACTTAAAAGAACTCGTTTTAAGTATCCCCAATTTAGAATTTTACGATATAAAGATTACAAGCCATACTGATAATATAGGTGGAAGAGCGTTTAACGAGTATTTGAGC
This sequence is a window from Arcticibacterium luteifluviistationis. Protein-coding genes within it:
- a CDS encoding response regulator, which encodes MDVMLESILLVDDDHITNFIHQKIIDNLKCAKHVKVAKNGLEAIDYLKQDSTVLPDLIFLDINMPKMNGWEFLEAYGNLDNEGKENTVIIILTTSQNPDDFEKAKASPYVKVIENKPLTKDMISNIVTYYFPD
- a CDS encoding AMP nucleosidase, with amino-acid sequence MKNKEDIVKNWLPRYTGTELSEFKPYVLLTNFGNYVELFAEQFGVEVKGKDRAMQTASYGNITIINFGMGSAMAATVMDLLSAVMPKAVLFLGKCGGLKEITNLGDFILPIAAIRGEGTSNDYALPEIPALPSFRLQRSVSEAIIKHNMDYWTGTIYTTNRRVWEHDEKFKDYLRDIRALGIDMETATIFIVGFVNSIPHGALLLVSDNPMTPDGVKTEASDKKVTTNYVEKHIRIGVDALNELAESGKSVKHMRFET
- a CDS encoding sensor histidine kinase; its protein translation is MLERISSSSFIIVRAIAFLVIAISGIAIYGWVVDSFDLITLFSDSATMKFNTALCFCLTGFSVLVFSRKRHVFHKIAIFLTFAIGVYTVLEYAFAFSFSLDNLFVKDNLSSKYPGRMSLGTAICFILMATAKSFSRYRAVKFKRKAIYFLGVILLICILSIITFVLQIPIAGSVFLIDTMSFSTSVLFILLCFAIFKKNNSYGLARSYLKGLAGNRLMKFLFPFVLILPITLSYVLLQLISNGKIDIESGIVLYTLVFTLGGVLYVSFLGIKLNKLDFKRKKLQEFFRTSNEELNQFKYALDQSCLTTITNAEGVITYANDRFCEISKYSRDEILGQTNEILTSNFHSKSFFDNMWTTIKSGEVWTGGIKTKAKDGTFFWVHTAIVPFKDKDGEVYQYLDIRQDITKEKTLSEQYENLKLRNQEIEQFTFIASHDLQEPLNTLKSIVNLLVEEYGPKLDDEAKKYMGFMMETTSRMELLIKGLLDYSRLGRDNSLESISAGEEVNRVLDDLSFIIKESDAKIYVEKLPSLKVYPIEFRLLIQNLLVNSVKFSRKGVVPEIKISALDKGDFWEFTLADNGIGIEKEYSQKVFAIFTRLNHRDDFEGTGIGLAHCEKIVRLHGGTIWFESKVGVGTTFHFTISKNLT
- a CDS encoding OmpA family protein, with the translated sequence MRSIILIYFVFVSGSSIAQEPKEILRSIYFGGGSYSIDSDQKENLKELVLSIPNLEFYDIKITSHTDNIGGRAFNEYLSRMRSASVIRQLILSNVPQEAIRYKDFAFDAPVFDNNTNEGRMRNRRVDILFTPIPL
- a CDS encoding type I restriction enzyme HsdR N-terminal domain-containing protein; amino-acid sequence: MTNLNLPPINCKITEIEGKNQIFDIIRKKNIVLTPEEWVRQHVVHLLIHQLGFSKSLIKVEGGLSYHGMAKRSDIVVFDQQAKPYLLIECKAPEVKLDRKTISQASIYNKTLDAPFVAISNGLKTYCFEMGVNGASSVQMKGFPEPPTAVKQ